The proteins below come from a single Micropterus dolomieu isolate WLL.071019.BEF.003 ecotype Adirondacks linkage group LG05, ASM2129224v1, whole genome shotgun sequence genomic window:
- the LOC123971778 gene encoding CARD- and ANK-domain containing inflammasome adapter protein translates to MFNVLKGFDAQAASNYINPYAVDVIRAKRRDLVYGISHTEDLLDLLVTEGVMTAAKRSIVLTIRTRKDQNSRVLDILEAKGERACRKFFHPCLMLAEPDLYQRIKTYVGGVNERIRDTRRQLIGYLLERDQEGMDKMTDRIITQKTHYLFVSKETKKCSPEKEDRSPVPKSEEHKPAQSKPDNLIHLIATDGELALLEELLEDTDINIMNSSHETVLHLAAEFGHLSIIELLIRKGARVDLQDNKGRTALHRAARRGHSEIVWALAQAGAPIYTLDLQDKTPVHLAAENEHLNSVKVLVKEEKKQSESCTQEMFLHMAAMEDNWRLAEMLLQSGAAVDARNNHEKTALFYAVSRNNEKTVTVLLSAGAKVDYEVINKAIKLNEESILRLLLDNVRALGEEGLGCALYSAVKNNHDGVVSILIDSGANVNMLDKEGYTPLLLSAELGHTEVFRALLAKQAKLDATLSDLSSALHLAVHGGSVPIVQTLLERGLDPNITGPKAQTPLHLAAKCNRPECVDLLLRAGAQVNAVAQDGLTPLHIASQQGHAGPVIQLLQGKADTGVKDKVGRTALHWAASSQGESYVVDLLLSAKANPNTTDNKKKTALHLAAVEGKVDAVTSLLSHRAKGGAKDIDGSTPLHYAAAGGHASVVSTLLQLLNNKGIEERNAWRKTPLHAAAEKGHDSVAALFLEAGAKINSTDHSKDTPLHCAARGGHQEVVKRLVNWGQAEHTGQGKKVNLQATNNVGKTPLQVAESGDTPEHEHIVNLLMRKMFLIK, encoded by the exons ATGTTCAACGTACTCAAGGGTTTTGATGCTCAAGCAGCATCAAACTACATCAACCCCTATGCTGTGGATGTAATACGGGCAAAGAGAAGGGATCTAGTTTATGGGATCTCACATACTGAGGATCTACTGGATCTTCTCGTCACAGAGGGGGTCATGACAGCAGCGAAGAGATCAATCGTGTTGACCATCAGGACTCGCAAAGATCAAAACTCCAGGGTCCTGGACATTCTGGAGGCCAAAGGTGAAAGGGCATGTCGGAAATTCTTCCATCCTTGTCTCATGCTGGCAGAACCCGACCTCTACCAGCGAATCAAGACCTATGTGGGTGGTGTGAATGAGCGAATTCGAGACACAAGGAGACAGCTGATAGGATATTTGCTGGAGAGGGACCAGGAGGGGATGGATAAAATGACTGATAGAATTATCACTCAGAAGactcattatttatttgtctcCAAAGAAACTAAAAAATGTAGCCCTGAAAAGGAAGACAGAAGCCCTGTACCAAAATCAGAGGAGCATAAACCAGCACAAAGTAAACCAGACAATCTCATCCACCTGATTGCTACAGATGGGGAGCTAGCACTGCTGGAGGAGCTGTTAGAAGACACTGATATTAACATCATGAATTCCTCCCATGAGACTGTGTTACATTTAGCTGCTGAGTTCGGTCACCTGTCCATCATCGAGCTCTTGATCCGTAAAGGAGCCAGAGTGGACCTGCAGGATAATAAGGGTCGCACAGCTCTTCATAGAGCGGCCAGAAGGGGTCACAGTGAGATAGTCTGGGCCCTCGCACAGGCGGGGGCCCCCATCTACACTCTGGATCTACAGGACAAAACCCCTGTTCACCTGGCAGCGGAAAATGAGCACCTGAACTCTGTGAAAGTCCTggtgaaggaggagaaaaagcaGTCAGAGAGCTGCACGCAGGAAATGTTTCTTCACATGGCAGCCATGGAAGATAACTGGAGGCTGGCTGAGATGCTGCTGCAGAGCGGGGCCGCAGTCGATGCCAGAAACAACCATGAAAAAACAGCTCTGTTTTACGCAGTTTCCAGGAACAATGAGAAAACAGTGACTGTCCTTCTAAGCGCAGGGGCTAAAGTTGACTACGAAGTTATAAACAAGGCCATTAAGCTCAATGAAGAATCAATTCTTCGTCTACTGCTTG aTAATGTCAGAGCTCTGGGTGAAGAAGGGCTGGGCTGTGCTCTCTACTCGGCTGTTAAAAATAACCATGATGGAGTTGTAAGCATCCTCATAGACAGCGGAGCAAATGTGAACATGTTAGACAAAGAGGGGTACACTCCTCTTCTATTGTCAGCTGAGCTGGGGCACACAGAAGTCTTCAG agcACTGTTGGCAAAACAGGCCAAACTGGATGCTACTTTATCCGACCTCTCCTCAGCGCTACACCTGGCTGTCCATGGTGGCAGTGTACCCATTGTGCAGACATTGCTGGAAAGGGGATTAGACCCCAACATTACTGGACCCAAAGCCCAAACCCCTCTACACCTGGCAGCCAAGTGCAATAGGCCAGAATGTGTTGATCTGTTGTTAAGAGCTGGAGCACAG GTAAATGCAGTAGCCCAGGATGGGCTGACCCCTCTACATATTGCCAGTCAGCAAGGCCATGCAGGCCCAGTGATCCAGCTTCTTCAAGGCAAGGCAGACACAGGAGTCAAAGACAAGGTGGGGAGGACTGCCTTGCACTGGGCAGCCTCTTCCCAGGGAGAAAGCTATGTGGTAGACTTGCTGCTGTCGGCCAAAGCCAACCCAAACACCACTGataacaagaaaaaaactgcCCTCCACCTGGCTGCTGTGGAGGGGAAAGTAGATGCTGTGACCTCACTATTGTCCCACAGGGCAAAGGGAGGGGCTAAAGACATAGATGGCTCCACACCTCTCCATTACGCAGCAGCTGGTGGGCATGCCAGCGTGGTTTCAACTCTTCTACAGTTACTCAACAACAAGGGGATAGAGGAGAGGAACGCATGGAGGAAAACACCACTTCATGCTGCAGCTGAGAAGGGCCACGATAGTGTGGCGGCTCTGTTCTTGGAGGCCGGAGCAAAGATCAACAGCACAGATCACAGTAAAGACACTCCTCTGCACTGTGCTGCACGAGGTGGACACCAGGAGGTAGTGAAGAGGCTTGTAAACTGGGGCCAAGCTGAGCACACAGGACAGGGGAAGAAGGTGAATCTGCAGGCTACCAATAATGTGGGGAAGACGCCACTGCAGGTGGCAGAGAGTGGAGACACACCAGAGCACGAGCACATTGTAAATTTACTCATGAGAAAGATGTTTCTTATTAAGTAA